ATCGACGCCACCGGCACCAACCCGTCCATGTTCGAGCCAGTTCACGGCTCTGCACCTGATATCGCCGGCAAGGGCGTCGCAGACCCTACCGCCGCCATTTTGTCTGCAGCAATGCTCCTGCGCCACCTTGGAGACGAAGCCAATGCAGTGCGCATTGAAGAGGCCATCGCTGCTGACGTTGCAACCCGCGACAACTCCACGCCAATCTCCACGACTGAGGTCGGCGATCGCATTGTGGCAGCGCTGACTGCCTAGTTGTCCTGGAAGATAAAAAGCCTTACCGGGTGCTGACGGTAAGGCTTTTTATTTAGCGTAGTTTTATTTAGCGTAGGGGTTGAATTCATTGGTGTATACCTTCGCCAGATCGAGTTCCTCTGGAGGCACCCCAAAGTTGCGTTCGATCCACTCTGCCCAGATGAGGAAATCATCATCTTCCAATAGCCCACCCTCGGTGGGGATGCCGGTGCCAGTCCACGCTTGGTAAATCGCTTTGCGGTTGCCTTGACCTGTGGAGTCAAGATAGTCCAGATAGGCTTGTAGCACCTCGTGGTTCGAATGAGCTCGGGAATATTCGATGGCCTGCGATACCCCTTTTACCAACCGTTCTACAGTTTCCGGATCGTCGCCGATGAGATCGTTGTGGACAATGACGCTGCCAGAGTTGTGGGGACCCAACACACTGGAGTCCCGCATGAGAATCCGGAAACGATCCGACGCCAAAGCTCGCTGTAAAGCAGTATTTCCCACCCATACCGCATCAACCTGTCCTTGGAACAGCCGATCCTCAATGACTTCAGAAGGAACGGGCCGCAAAGTGATGGAATGAAAAAACTCCTCATCGAGGCCCGCATGTGTGACGTAGTACTCAATGGTGGCAGCCCCTTGCGCGCCGCGGGTATTCATGCCAATTGTTTTGCCGTCGAGGTCCGCGATGCTTCTGATGTCACTATCCTCATTGACCAAAATCGCCGAGGATTCATTTCCCGACACTCCATAGCTGGCTGCCACTGCTTTAATGGGCGCACCAGTGGCGATCTCACCCGCAATGAGACCATTGAATGCCACCGTTGCCACGTCGACCTCGTGATTTTCAATTCCCTCAATGGCCTCCATACCGCTTTGGATAGTGCCCACGTTTTCAAGTGTGATGCCGTCCAGGTAACCCAAAGCGTCGGCAAGCTCAATGATGTTGATGTTGAGGGACGAAGATTGATAGCGCAGCGTAGCGGAGCCTTCTGTGAATGACTCCGGAGGGGCGGGGACGCATGAGGTGAAAAGGGCGGCGCACAAGAGTACAAACAGACCACGCCGTGCTCTGTTCAGTCCTTGCCCTTGCGTCATCTATAAACCTTTATTATCGATTATTCAACTAAATGTGAAGATACCCAAGATATAGTCCCAACGGTCAATAATCGAAAAATTCTAATATCATTCTTATCTAAGGTAATTCTTTCATTAAAACAACAACGGATTCGGCGCAATCTCTTAAGGTTGAAGCATGTCGGTTGAACTCGAAGAGATCCGAGATTTCCTAGCTGGATTCGAACCATTTGCCCAACTTCCGGAAAAAGAACTAGACCAACTTCCCGGGAAAATGAGTATGCGATATTTCCGCAGGGGCGAAGAAATCATTCCTTTCGGAAAGCCCAATGACTACATGGGAGTTATCCGATCGGGGGCAGTAGATGTCCTTGATGAACAAGGCGTATTGCTTGACCGGCGTGACGCCGGACGGTCTTTCGGCTATTCCACCATGGGCCCCGAAAACATCTCTCGTTACAGCATGGTGGCTGTGGAGGATTCACTGGTTCTCCGCCTTGGTCGAGAGGACTTTGCTGAACTCGCGGCGCGAAACCCTGAGCTCAACCGCTACTATTCCAGCTGGTCCAAGAGGATTCGCGCAGCGGCGGATCAGCTGCGTCAAGAATCCAGCACAAAGGTGTTGCGCACCAAGCTGGGTGACTTCAAAATCGCCAACCCGATTTCCTGCGAACCTCACTGCACCATCAAGGACGCCGCCCTCAAAATGGATGAGCATGCGGTGTCGTCGCTGCTGATTCAAACAGACGGTGAGCTGCAGGGCATTATCACCGATAGGGATATGCGCAGCAGGGTAGTTGCCCGCAATTTGGATGTGTCGCTGCCGGTCAGTGAAATCATGACGGAAAACTTGCGATGCGCGACCTCGCAAGACTTGGCTTTTGA
The window above is part of the Corynebacterium deserti GIMN1.010 genome. Proteins encoded here:
- a CDS encoding ABC transporter substrate-binding protein codes for the protein MTQGQGLNRARRGLFVLLCAALFTSCVPAPPESFTEGSATLRYQSSSLNINIIELADALGYLDGITLENVGTIQSGMEAIEGIENHEVDVATVAFNGLIAGEIATGAPIKAVAASYGVSGNESSAILVNEDSDIRSIADLDGKTIGMNTRGAQGAATIEYYVTHAGLDEEFFHSITLRPVPSEVIEDRLFQGQVDAVWVGNTALQRALASDRFRILMRDSSVLGPHNSGSVIVHNDLIGDDPETVERLVKGVSQAIEYSRAHSNHEVLQAYLDYLDSTGQGNRKAIYQAWTGTGIPTEGGLLEDDDFLIWAEWIERNFGVPPEELDLAKVYTNEFNPYAK